In a single window of the Candidatus Binatia bacterium genome:
- the atpH gene encoding ATP synthase F1 subunit delta gives MTSRVARRYARAIFALAQEGKQLQPVADELGRLGTLAGDPAVLAVLKSPTLSLDNRAKLADALVRELALNTSVANLVRLLAQHHRLGELAGIRDAYQALLDIELGRVRITLRSARPLEPPQHDAIVAAFAIRTGKTVIPTVVVDPELLGGIQVEVGNKVFDGSVRTQLDRLAHELVGTSSL, from the coding sequence ATGACGTCGCGCGTGGCCCGCCGTTACGCGCGGGCGATCTTCGCCCTGGCGCAGGAAGGGAAACAGCTCCAACCGGTGGCCGACGAACTCGGCCGCCTGGGGACACTCGCCGGCGACCCCGCGGTTCTCGCAGTGCTCAAGAGCCCGACCCTGTCCCTCGATAACCGCGCCAAACTTGCCGACGCACTGGTTCGCGAACTCGCGCTGAACACATCGGTCGCCAATCTCGTCCGGCTGCTCGCGCAACACCATCGCCTTGGCGAACTCGCCGGTATCCGCGATGCGTACCAGGCGCTGCTCGATATCGAACTTGGCCGGGTGCGCATCACCCTCCGCAGCGCCCGCCCGCTCGAACCGCCGCAGCATGACGCCATCGTCGCGGCCTTCGCGATACGCACCGGCAAGACCGTGATTCCCACCGTCGTGGTCGACCCGGAGCTGCTGGGCGGTATCCAGGTCGAAGTGGGCAACAAGGTGTTCGACGGCAGCGTCCGCACTCAACTCGACCGGCTCGCCCACGAGCTCGTCGGCACATCATCGTTGTAG
- a CDS encoding ATP synthase F0 subunit B has translation MILNPILAALPAAVSLTSVALASEEAHHNGHEASFGDLLFPTINFVLFLWILGRFVMPGIRRAVRDRRDTIVAALEEAERAKAAAERLRQEWHERLTQLEHLAAEMRGQAIADAERDRERILAAAHKTAEAIRRDAERAAAYEVSRTQQVLRAELVRRALAVAEGETRARWTAVDQQRSIDEFLTQVRS, from the coding sequence ATGATTCTGAACCCGATCCTCGCAGCCCTCCCTGCTGCCGTCTCGTTAACTTCGGTCGCCCTGGCCAGCGAAGAGGCTCATCACAACGGTCATGAGGCCTCGTTCGGCGACCTGTTGTTTCCCACCATCAACTTCGTCCTCTTCCTGTGGATCCTCGGCCGTTTCGTAATGCCCGGCATCCGCAGGGCGGTGCGAGATCGGCGCGATACGATAGTGGCCGCCCTCGAAGAGGCCGAACGGGCCAAAGCCGCTGCCGAAAGGCTGCGGCAGGAATGGCACGAACGGCTGACTCAGCTCGAACATCTCGCCGCCGAAATGCGCGGGCAGGCTATCGCCGACGCCGAACGCGACCGCGAACGCATTCTTGCTGCCGCGCACAAGACCGCCGAGGCCATCCGCCGCGACGCGGAACGAGCCGCCGCGTACGAAGTCAGCCGGACACAGCAAGTGCTGCGCGCGGAACTGGTTCGACGCGCCCTCGCCGTCGCCGAAGGCGAAACCCGCGCCAGGTGGACCGCCGTCGATCAGCAGCGGTCGATCGACGAATTTCTTACGCAGGTGCGCTCATGA
- a CDS encoding ATP synthase F0 subunit B: MLTFPPDHTFLIQIVLFFVLWIGLKKLLFDPFVALLEAREARTTGAKAAAAQTRSATEVSATEYEHRMQEARQQAARDAAVVRTATAAEEQRVLETAREEATRQLAMLRDNLARQADAARPTLEGEVQQLATRMVERIAGRSLA; the protein is encoded by the coding sequence ATGCTGACCTTTCCGCCTGACCATACGTTCTTGATTCAGATCGTCCTGTTCTTCGTGCTGTGGATCGGTCTGAAGAAGCTGCTTTTCGACCCCTTCGTTGCACTGCTGGAAGCCCGCGAAGCGCGTACAACCGGGGCCAAGGCGGCAGCCGCACAGACGCGCTCGGCAACCGAGGTGTCGGCCACCGAGTACGAGCACAGAATGCAGGAGGCCCGGCAACAGGCGGCCCGCGATGCCGCCGTCGTGCGCACCGCAACCGCGGCAGAAGAGCAGCGCGTGCTCGAAACGGCGCGCGAGGAGGCAACCCGCCAACTGGCCATGCTGCGGGACAATTTGGCCCGCCAGGCAGATGCCGCCCGGCCGACCCTGGAAGGCGAAGTGCAGCAACTGGCGACGCGGATGGTCGAACGCATCGCCGGGAGATCTCTCGCATGA
- a CDS encoding polymer-forming cytoskeletal protein — protein MAFFGKDDKSQRTSDLRPGPVSVAAPKHDLVIGDDAAQAYLARGCRIEGRLSFEGSVRIDGIVEGEIDAQGTVTVGDTAAIRARIAAASIIVKGKVIGDLVASKRIELHAPGRLEGNITTPSLVVHEGVVFEGHCSMGGVADTKTEKTEKNDRSKVALFPTDERTGAGAARVPSEAVK, from the coding sequence ATGGCCTTTTTTGGGAAGGACGACAAATCACAGCGGACAAGCGACCTCCGGCCGGGGCCGGTGAGCGTCGCGGCGCCGAAACACGATCTCGTCATCGGCGACGACGCCGCGCAAGCCTATCTGGCCAGAGGGTGCCGCATCGAAGGGCGCCTGTCGTTCGAGGGCAGCGTTCGCATCGACGGCATCGTCGAGGGCGAGATCGACGCACAAGGCACCGTGACCGTTGGTGACACCGCCGCGATCCGCGCTCGGATCGCCGCGGCGAGTATAATTGTCAAAGGGAAAGTCATTGGCGATCTGGTCGCCAGCAAACGGATCGAATTGCACGCGCCCGGACGCCTCGAGGGAAACATCACCACACCGAGCCTGGTCGTGCACGAGGGAGTCGTGTTCGAAGGCCATTGCTCCATGGGCGGCGTGGCGGACACGAAGACGGAAAAGACCGAGAAGAACGATCGAAGCAAAGTCGCTTTGTTTCCAACGGACGAGCGGACCGGGGCAGGAGCCGCTCGAGTGCCATCGGAGGCCGTCAAGTAG
- a CDS encoding ParB/RepB/Spo0J family partition protein, whose amino-acid sequence MAMKRKALGRGLGALIPGAQAMTEPTAAPTLVPLEGIQPNPLQPRRSFSEDSIRELAESIRQQGLLQPLLVRRVPGGYELIAGERRFRAAQRLGLAEVPVTFRDADDRDLLEMALVENIQREDLNPLEEARAYRRLLDEFGLTQESVAARVGKERSTVANILRLLQLPSEIQVQIETGALTAGHARALVSLPSDDARLALAREVVTGRLTVRQTEQRARQQGQRPAATVDPDRQAAEERLTQSFGTRVRIAPRREGAGRLEIEYYSLDQLNGLIDRLIASERGGGF is encoded by the coding sequence ATGGCGATGAAACGCAAGGCGCTGGGGCGAGGGCTTGGCGCGCTGATTCCAGGGGCCCAGGCGATGACCGAACCGACAGCGGCGCCGACGCTGGTACCGCTGGAAGGCATTCAACCTAACCCGTTGCAGCCGCGACGCTCGTTTTCCGAGGATAGCATCCGGGAACTGGCGGAATCGATCCGCCAGCAGGGCCTGCTTCAGCCCTTGCTCGTGCGCCGTGTACCCGGAGGCTACGAACTGATTGCCGGAGAACGACGTTTTCGTGCGGCCCAACGGCTCGGCCTTGCGGAGGTACCGGTAACGTTCCGGGACGCCGACGACCGCGACCTCCTCGAAATGGCGCTGGTCGAGAACATCCAGCGCGAAGATCTCAATCCCCTGGAGGAAGCGCGCGCCTACCGACGGCTGCTCGACGAGTTCGGCCTGACCCAGGAATCGGTGGCGGCACGGGTCGGCAAGGAGCGGTCCACGGTCGCCAATATCCTGCGTCTGCTGCAACTCCCTTCGGAGATTCAAGTGCAGATCGAGACCGGTGCCCTGACGGCGGGACACGCTCGGGCGCTCGTGAGCCTGCCTTCCGACGATGCCCGCCTTGCACTAGCGCGCGAAGTGGTGACCGGCCGACTGACCGTGCGCCAGACCGAGCAGCGCGCCAGGCAGCAGGGGCAGCGCCCGGCCGCAACCGTGGATCCCGACCGACAGGCGGCCGAGGAGCGCCTGACCCAGTCATTTGGCACGCGGGTTCGCATTGCACCGCGCCGCGAGGGGGCCGGACGACTCGAAATCGAGTATTACTCTCTCGACCAACTCAACGGTCTGATCGATCGACTGATCGCGAGCGAGCGTGGGGGGGGCTTTTGA
- a CDS encoding ParA family protein — protein sequence MGRVICLANQKGGVGKTTTAVNLAACLGLAGHPTLLIDLDPQASASSGVGVSRGENDPSTYDVIIGQRPAAAAIRTSAVAGLAVLPASRDLIGAEIELVPMLAREHRLADALRGVRDQYEFILVDCPPSLGLLTLNGLTAADAVLIPLQCEYYALEGLSAILETVELIRKRLNPSLQIEGLLLTMFDTRNGLCHQVVEEVRRYFPQDVFDTIIPRNVRLSEAPSHGLPTVVYDPTSRGAQAYQMLAREMLAEHGMELNEVPETGPGSESQSDAAVEGG from the coding sequence GTGGGGCGCGTCATCTGCTTGGCAAACCAGAAGGGCGGAGTCGGCAAGACAACCACGGCGGTTAACCTCGCCGCCTGTCTCGGCCTCGCGGGACACCCGACCCTGCTGATCGATCTCGATCCGCAAGCGAGTGCGAGCAGCGGTGTCGGCGTTAGCCGTGGCGAGAACGACCCCAGTACCTACGACGTCATTATCGGACAGCGGCCCGCAGCCGCCGCGATTCGCACTTCCGCCGTCGCCGGCTTGGCCGTCCTTCCAGCGAGCCGTGATTTGATCGGAGCGGAAATCGAGTTGGTGCCGATGCTGGCGCGCGAGCATCGACTCGCCGATGCACTCAGAGGAGTGCGTGACCAGTACGAATTCATCCTCGTGGACTGCCCACCCTCGCTGGGGTTGCTCACCTTGAACGGACTCACCGCAGCAGACGCGGTTCTCATTCCGTTGCAGTGCGAATACTACGCGCTGGAGGGTCTGAGCGCGATCCTTGAAACGGTGGAGTTGATTCGCAAGCGCCTGAACCCGTCACTGCAAATCGAGGGTCTGCTGCTGACAATGTTCGATACCCGCAACGGGCTTTGCCACCAGGTGGTCGAGGAAGTGCGGCGATACTTTCCGCAGGACGTGTTCGACACCATCATCCCGCGCAATGTGCGGCTGAGCGAGGCGCCAAGTCATGGGCTGCCTACGGTGGTATACGACCCGACTTCGCGGGGGGCACAAGCGTATCAGATGCTGGCCAGGGAGATGCTGGCCGAACATGGCATGGAGTTAAACGAGGTCCCGGAAACGGGGCCCGGGAGCGAGTCGCAGTCCGATGCGGCGGTGGAGGGTGGCTGA
- the rsmG gene encoding 16S rRNA (guanine(527)-N(7))-methyltransferase RsmG encodes MKKHRPRTKAQRFPVGNQSDQTGIDAALGDVEAGLRDAGVDTPEEYRQRFRAYIEALLLWQPRVSLTAADTAQAIAREHIVDSLPVARLVRPGMRVGDVGSGAGFPGIPVAIVCPAARVVLIESRRKRANFLRDAVRQARMDNVEVREERLETLTGQEAGRYDIIVSRAFGPLDAFLEMVRPLLVAGGMAVAMKGPRGIAEAATGGASGYGEREVLRYRLPNGAEHLLLVYRRR; translated from the coding sequence GTGAAAAAACACCGACCTCGAACCAAGGCCCAACGCTTTCCCGTCGGCAACCAGTCCGACCAGACCGGTATCGATGCGGCCCTCGGTGACGTTGAGGCCGGGTTGCGTGATGCCGGAGTGGACACTCCCGAGGAGTACCGGCAACGGTTTCGGGCATACATCGAGGCGTTGCTCCTCTGGCAGCCCAGGGTGTCGCTGACGGCGGCGGATACGGCGCAGGCAATCGCACGCGAACACATTGTGGATTCGCTGCCGGTGGCGCGTCTGGTACGGCCGGGCATGCGGGTCGGCGACGTTGGCAGCGGGGCGGGCTTTCCGGGCATTCCGGTCGCCATCGTTTGCCCGGCGGCGCGGGTCGTATTGATCGAATCACGGCGCAAACGGGCGAACTTCTTGCGTGACGCCGTCCGTCAGGCACGAATGGATAACGTGGAGGTCCGGGAGGAACGGCTCGAAACTCTGACCGGGCAAGAAGCCGGGAGGTACGACATCATTGTGAGCCGGGCATTCGGACCACTCGACGCATTTCTGGAAATGGTACGGCCGTTATTGGTCGCGGGCGGCATGGCCGTGGCAATGAAGGGCCCGCGGGGCATCGCCGAGGCCGCGACGGGGGGCGCTTCGGGGTACGGCGAGCGCGAGGTCTTGCGCTATCGCTTGCCAAACGGTGCCGAGCACCTGTTGCTGGTATACCGGCGGCGGTGA